One part of the Granulicella arctica genome encodes these proteins:
- a CDS encoding acyltransferase family protein, whose translation MRATIALPPAHLRGSGYLKPLDGVRGVAILMVICFHAFSSNVAAGGPAVRFIGGLLGYGFFGVDLFFVLSGFLITGILVDSVEGPGFFQRFYARRALRIFPLYYGLLFLLFLLTPVLHLQWHGMGWLMLAYLQNMNKGIANFSPGAGLALNHLWSLAIEEQFYLAWPAVIFLVRGRRRLLWTTLLLSAASLMLRIWLISKGVSPLAIHLNTVTRADSLLLGGALALLYRSDYWERWIKIAPWGFLLAAVTVVLSIAVLGAESSQDTSFASRLWANGPRYTVLALGFGCLIAWSLKPGSVCGWLFERRWLRFFGKYSYGIYVIHMVPLGLLVGLQRGSIVRWTHSKLLAVVVSGGVSLALAIGAAYLSFHFYEKRFLRLKAFFDYAPKPVAAFDKERAGVSAPHLVDS comes from the coding sequence ATGAGAGCGACGATAGCGTTACCCCCGGCGCATCTCCGCGGGTCTGGATATCTGAAGCCATTGGACGGCGTTCGTGGCGTGGCCATTTTGATGGTCATCTGTTTCCATGCATTTTCGTCGAACGTCGCGGCTGGTGGGCCAGCGGTGCGTTTTATCGGCGGCCTGCTGGGGTATGGATTCTTCGGGGTCGATCTGTTTTTTGTCCTGTCGGGATTCCTGATTACGGGGATTCTTGTGGACTCGGTTGAGGGGCCTGGATTCTTCCAGCGATTCTATGCGCGCCGGGCCCTTCGGATCTTTCCCCTCTACTACGGCCTTCTGTTCTTGCTGTTTTTGCTGACGCCGGTGCTGCATCTACAGTGGCATGGCATGGGGTGGCTCATGTTGGCCTATCTACAGAACATGAACAAGGGAATCGCGAATTTCAGTCCTGGTGCGGGGCTGGCGTTGAATCATCTCTGGTCGTTGGCGATTGAAGAGCAGTTTTATCTCGCATGGCCGGCGGTGATCTTTCTGGTGCGCGGCCGCCGGAGGCTCTTGTGGACGACGCTGCTGTTGTCGGCGGCGTCGCTGATGCTCCGGATATGGCTGATTTCAAAGGGGGTAAGTCCGCTGGCGATCCACCTGAATACGGTAACGCGTGCGGACTCGCTGCTGTTGGGAGGAGCGCTGGCGCTGTTGTATCGCTCGGACTATTGGGAGCGATGGATCAAGATTGCGCCTTGGGGCTTTCTGCTGGCGGCGGTGACGGTGGTGCTCTCGATTGCGGTGCTTGGTGCGGAATCCTCGCAGGATACGTCGTTCGCGTCGCGGCTGTGGGCCAATGGGCCTCGGTATACGGTATTGGCGTTAGGGTTTGGCTGCCTGATTGCGTGGTCGCTGAAGCCGGGCTCGGTGTGCGGCTGGCTCTTTGAGCGGCGGTGGCTGCGGTTCTTTGGAAAATATAGCTATGGAATCTATGTGATCCATATGGTGCCGCTGGGGTTGCTGGTGGGGTTGCAGCGCGGGTCGATTGTTCGATGGACGCATAGCAAGCTACTGGCGGTGGTCGTATCGGGAGGGGTTTCGCTGGCACTGGCGATTGGTGCGGCGTATCTGAGCTTCCACTTTTATGAAAAGCGTTTTCTGCGGTTAAAGGCTTTTTTTGACTATGCGCCGAAGCCGGTTGCAGCTTTTGATAAGGAAAGAGCGGGTGTTTCGGCTCCGCATCTGGTAGACTCATAA
- the rpmI gene encoding 50S ribosomal protein L35 → MPKLKTHSGAAKRFHKTATGKFKRGQSKMRHILTSKATKTKRKLGGSAMISDADQHKVARMLPYA, encoded by the coding sequence ATGCCCAAGTTGAAGACACACAGCGGCGCAGCCAAGCGCTTTCATAAGACTGCCACCGGGAAGTTCAAGCGCGGCCAGTCGAAGATGCGCCATATCCTCACCTCGAAGGCGACCAAGACCAAGCGTAAGCTCGGCGGGTCGGCAATGATCTCCGATGCGGATCAGCACAAGGTTGCCCGGATGCTTCCTTACGCCTGA
- the rplT gene encoding 50S ribosomal protein L20 gives MPRVKRSTKRNDRRKKILKRASGYFLTKSKLYQAAQEAVERGLKFAYTGRKQKKRQFRSLWIVRIGAASRQHGMSYSTFINGLKRAGNGLDRKILADIAANDAAGFAALVAQAKAAPKTVPANAA, from the coding sequence ATGCCCCGTGTAAAACGGAGTACCAAACGTAACGACCGCCGCAAAAAGATCCTGAAGCGCGCGAGTGGTTACTTCCTCACGAAATCCAAGCTGTACCAGGCTGCTCAGGAAGCAGTCGAGCGCGGACTGAAGTTCGCCTACACCGGCCGTAAGCAGAAGAAGCGTCAGTTCCGCTCGCTGTGGATCGTTCGTATCGGCGCAGCTTCGCGCCAGCATGGTATGAGCTACTCGACCTTCATCAATGGTTTGAAGCGCGCTGGGAATGGTCTGGATCGCAAGATTCTGGCTGATATCGCCGCGAACGATGCAGCAGGATTTGCTGCTTTGGTGGCACAGGCTAAGGCCGCGCCGAAGACGGTTCCTGCGAACGCTGCTTAG